One window of the Nyctibius grandis isolate bNycGra1 chromosome 21, bNycGra1.pri, whole genome shotgun sequence genome contains the following:
- the GLRX2 gene encoding glutaredoxin 2 isoform X1, translating to MALQRALCGAAAGLRRGFRMGNSLPTSVRLSNDAAVNQIQDIISDNCVVIFSKTTCSYCKMAKKLFEGMNVNYTAVELDMNTNGSQFQDILEQMTGGRTVPRVFVNGTFVGGATDTQKLHEEGKLLPLVHQCQVKRKL from the exons ATGGCCCTGCAGAGGGCGCtgtgcggggcggcggcggggctgcggcgcGG TTTTAGAATGGGGAATAGTCTGCCTACTTCTGTAAGATTGTCTAATGATGCTGCTGTGAATCAAATACAG GACATTATTTCAGACAACTGTGTGGTGATTTTCTCTAAAACAACATGCTCCTACtgcaaaatggcaaaaaaactTTTTGAGGGTATGAATGTAAATTATACAGCTGTAGAACTGGACATGAATACAAATGGAAGTCAGTTCCAAGACATTCTGGAACAGATGACTGGTGGCAGAACA GTCCCAAGAGTGTTTGTCAATGGGACTTTTGTTGGAGGTGCTACAGATACTCAGAAGCTTCATGAGGAAGGCAAACTGCTTCCATTAGTTCATCAATGtcaagtgaaaagaaaactcTGA
- the GLRX2 gene encoding glutaredoxin 2 isoform X2: MGNSLPTSVRLSNDAAVNQIQDIISDNCVVIFSKTTCSYCKMAKKLFEGMNVNYTAVELDMNTNGSQFQDILEQMTGGRTVPRVFVNGTFVGGATDTQKLHEEGKLLPLVHQCQVKRKL; the protein is encoded by the exons ATGGGGAATAGTCTGCCTACTTCTGTAAGATTGTCTAATGATGCTGCTGTGAATCAAATACAG GACATTATTTCAGACAACTGTGTGGTGATTTTCTCTAAAACAACATGCTCCTACtgcaaaatggcaaaaaaactTTTTGAGGGTATGAATGTAAATTATACAGCTGTAGAACTGGACATGAATACAAATGGAAGTCAGTTCCAAGACATTCTGGAACAGATGACTGGTGGCAGAACA GTCCCAAGAGTGTTTGTCAATGGGACTTTTGTTGGAGGTGCTACAGATACTCAGAAGCTTCATGAGGAAGGCAAACTGCTTCCATTAGTTCATCAATGtcaagtgaaaagaaaactcTGA